A part of Winslowiella toletana genomic DNA contains:
- the dppF gene encoding dipeptide ABC transporter ATP-binding subunit DppF: MSDAKTLEQQYLLQAIDLKKHYPVKKGLFGQERLVKALDGVSFNLERGKTLAVVGESGCGKSTLGRLLTMIETPTEGQLYWHGQDLLKHDPQAQKLRRQKIQIVFQNPYGSLNPRKKVSHILEEPLVINTSLSKAERREKALEMMAKVGLKTEHYDRYPHMFSGGQRQRIAIARGLMLDPDVLIADEPVSALDVSVRAQVLNLMMDLQQDLGLSYVFISHDLSVVEHIADEVMVMYLGRCVEKGSKEAVFANPRHPYTQALLSATPRLNPDDRRQRIKLTGELPSPLNPPPGCAFNARCHRRFGTCTQLQPQLKQYGEQQVACFAVDQDEQPDAG, encoded by the coding sequence ATGAGTGATGCAAAAACGCTGGAGCAGCAATATCTGCTGCAGGCCATCGATCTGAAAAAGCACTATCCGGTGAAAAAGGGTCTGTTTGGCCAGGAGCGTCTGGTTAAGGCGCTGGATGGCGTCTCCTTTAATCTGGAGCGCGGCAAAACGCTGGCCGTGGTCGGTGAGTCAGGCTGTGGTAAGTCGACGCTCGGTCGTCTGCTGACCATGATTGAGACGCCAACCGAAGGCCAGCTCTACTGGCATGGTCAGGATCTGCTGAAACACGATCCGCAGGCGCAGAAATTACGTCGGCAGAAAATCCAGATTGTGTTTCAGAACCCGTATGGCTCACTGAATCCGCGTAAAAAAGTCAGCCATATTCTGGAAGAGCCACTGGTGATCAATACTTCGCTAAGCAAAGCCGAGCGCCGTGAAAAAGCGCTGGAGATGATGGCGAAAGTGGGCCTGAAGACCGAGCATTACGATCGCTATCCGCATATGTTTTCCGGCGGTCAGCGTCAGCGTATTGCTATTGCACGTGGTCTGATGCTCGATCCGGATGTGCTGATTGCCGATGAACCGGTTTCCGCCCTCGACGTTTCGGTTCGGGCGCAAGTATTAAACCTGATGATGGATTTGCAGCAGGATTTGGGGCTGTCGTATGTGTTTATCTCGCACGATTTATCGGTAGTTGAACATATCGCTGATGAAGTGATGGTGATGTACCTGGGTCGTTGTGTAGAAAAAGGCAGTAAAGAGGCGGTGTTTGCTAATCCGCGTCACCCTTATACCCAGGCGCTGTTGTCCGCGACGCCACGCCTGAATCCGGATGACCGTCGCCAGCGCATCAAGCTGACGGGAGAGCTGCCCAGCCCGCTTAATCCGCCACCGGGTTGTGCGTTCAACGCCCGTTGCCACCGTCGTTTCGGCACCTGCACACAGTTGCAGCCGCAGCTGAAGCAGTATGGTGAACAACAGGTGGCCTGCTTTGCGGTCGATC
- the dppD gene encoding dipeptide ABC transporter ATP-binding protein, with amino-acid sequence MALLNIEQLSVHFGDEKAPFRAVDRISYQVEQGQVVGIVGESGSGKSVSSLAIMGLIDYPGRVTADKLEFNQRDLKKISEKERRQLVGSEVAMIFQDPMTSLNPCYTVGFQIMEAIKVHQGGNRRTRRQRAIDLLNQVGIPDPASRLDVYPHQLSGGMSQRVMIAMAIACRPKLLIADEPTTALDVTIQAQIIELLLDLQRQENMALILITHDLALVAEAAQHIIVMYAGQVVETGKAVDIFRAPRHPYTQALLRALPEFAADKARLASLPGVVPGKYDRPNGCLLNPRCPYANVRCRSEEPELRDIPGRQSKCHFPLDDAGRPTYE; translated from the coding sequence ATGGCATTACTTAATATAGAACAACTATCGGTGCATTTCGGCGACGAAAAAGCACCGTTCCGCGCGGTAGATCGTATCAGCTATCAGGTTGAGCAGGGTCAGGTGGTCGGCATTGTCGGCGAGTCTGGTTCCGGCAAATCGGTTAGCTCACTGGCGATTATGGGACTGATTGATTATCCCGGTCGCGTCACCGCCGACAAACTGGAATTTAACCAGCGCGATCTGAAGAAAATCTCCGAAAAAGAGCGCCGCCAGCTGGTGGGCTCGGAAGTGGCGATGATTTTCCAGGATCCGATGACCAGCCTCAACCCCTGCTACACCGTTGGTTTCCAGATTATGGAAGCGATTAAGGTGCATCAGGGCGGCAATCGCCGTACGCGCCGTCAGCGGGCGATTGACCTGCTGAATCAGGTTGGGATCCCCGATCCCGCCTCACGTCTGGATGTTTATCCGCATCAGCTCTCCGGCGGGATGAGCCAGCGCGTGATGATCGCCATGGCGATTGCCTGTCGGCCAAAGTTGCTGATTGCTGATGAACCGACCACGGCGCTGGATGTGACCATTCAGGCGCAGATTATTGAACTGTTGCTCGATCTGCAGCGTCAGGAAAATATGGCGCTGATCCTGATTACTCACGATCTGGCGCTGGTGGCGGAAGCCGCGCAGCACATTATTGTGATGTACGCCGGGCAAGTGGTGGAAACCGGTAAAGCGGTGGATATCTTCCGCGCGCCGCGTCATCCGTACACTCAGGCGCTGCTGCGCGCGTTGCCGGAGTTTGCCGCTGATAAAGCGCGGCTGGCGTCACTGCCAGGTGTGGTGCCGGGTAAATATGACCGCCCGAATGGCTGCCTGCTGAACCCACGCTGCCCGTACGCCAACGTGCGCTGTCGTAGTGAAGAGCCTGAATTACGTGATATTCCGGGGCGTCAGTCCAAATGTCATTTCCCTCTGGATGATGCCGGGAGACCAACTTATGAGTGA
- the dppC gene encoding dipeptide ABC transporter permease DppC yields the protein MSQVDPSSITAAPKPMTPIQEFWHYFKRNKGAVVGLVYVVIMILIAVFASVLAPHAPAEQFRDSLLRPPVWQEGGSWEFLFGTDDVGRDVLSRLMYGARLSLLVGCMVVVLSLILGVVFGLIAGYVGGTVDAIIMRLVDIMLALPSLLLALVLVAIFGPSIVNASIALTFVALPHYIRLTRAAVLVEVHRDYVTASRVAGAGAIRQMFVNILPNCLAPLIVQASLGFSNAILDMAALGFLGMGAQPPTPEWGTMLSDVLQYAQSAWWVVTFPGVAILLTVLAFNLMGDGLRDALDPKLKQ from the coding sequence ATGTCTCAAGTTGATCCGAGCAGCATCACTGCTGCACCAAAGCCGATGACCCCGATTCAGGAATTCTGGCACTACTTTAAACGTAACAAAGGCGCAGTAGTCGGTCTGGTGTACGTGGTTATCATGATTTTAATCGCGGTGTTCGCCAGCGTGCTGGCGCCGCATGCGCCTGCGGAGCAGTTCCGCGATTCGCTGCTGCGTCCGCCCGTCTGGCAGGAAGGCGGCAGCTGGGAGTTTCTGTTTGGCACCGATGATGTTGGCCGCGATGTGCTGTCGCGTCTGATGTATGGCGCCCGCCTGTCGCTGCTGGTGGGTTGTATGGTGGTGGTGCTGTCGCTGATCCTCGGCGTGGTGTTCGGCTTAATCGCTGGCTACGTGGGCGGCACGGTTGACGCCATCATTATGCGTCTGGTGGATATTATGCTGGCGCTGCCAAGTCTGCTGCTGGCGCTGGTGCTGGTGGCGATTTTCGGTCCGTCGATTGTCAACGCCTCCATTGCTTTGACCTTTGTCGCCCTGCCGCACTATATCCGCTTAACGCGCGCGGCGGTGCTGGTGGAAGTGCATCGCGATTACGTCACCGCTTCACGGGTGGCTGGCGCCGGTGCGATTCGGCAGATGTTTGTCAATATTTTGCCAAACTGCCTCGCACCGCTGATTGTGCAGGCTTCGCTTGGCTTCTCTAACGCGATTCTCGATATGGCCGCGTTGGGCTTCTTGGGTATGGGCGCGCAACCGCCAACGCCGGAGTGGGGCACCATGCTCTCCGATGTATTGCAGTATGCGCAAAGTGCCTGGTGGGTCGTGACCTTCCCTGGCGTCGCGATTCTGCTGACGGTTCTGGCATTTAACCTGATGGGCGATGGCTTGCGTGATGCCCTCGATCCGAAACTCAAGCAGTAA
- the dppB gene encoding dipeptide ABC transporter permease DppB → MLQFILRRLGLVIPTFIGITLLTFAFVHLIPGDPVMIMAGERGISPERHAQLLAQLGLDQPMWKQYLTYINGVMHGDLGISLKSRIPVWDEFVPRFKATLELGICAMLFAVAVGIPVGVLAAVKRGSIFDHTAVGISLTGYSMPIFWWGMMMIMLVSVQLNLTPVSGRIGDTVFLDDTMPLTGFMIIDTFFWGEPGDFKDALMHMILPAVVLGTIPLAVIVRMTRSSMLEVLGEDYIRTARAKGLTRMRVIVVHALRNAMLPVVTVIGLQVGTLLAGAILTETIFSWPGLGRWLIDALQRRDYPVVQGGVLLVATLIILVNLLVDLLYGVVNPRIRHKK, encoded by the coding sequence ATGTTGCAGTTCATACTCCGACGTTTGGGTCTGGTTATCCCAACGTTTATTGGTATCACCCTATTAACTTTCGCTTTCGTTCACCTGATACCGGGCGACCCGGTAATGATTATGGCCGGTGAACGTGGCATCTCTCCTGAACGTCATGCGCAATTACTGGCCCAGCTGGGGCTGGATCAGCCGATGTGGAAGCAGTACCTCACCTACATCAACGGCGTAATGCATGGCGACCTGGGTATTTCACTGAAAAGTCGCATCCCGGTATGGGATGAGTTTGTGCCGCGCTTTAAAGCGACGCTGGAACTGGGTATCTGCGCGATGCTGTTTGCGGTTGCGGTGGGGATTCCGGTCGGTGTGCTGGCGGCGGTAAAACGCGGCTCGATTTTCGATCACACCGCGGTGGGCATCTCCCTCACCGGCTACTCAATGCCGATCTTCTGGTGGGGCATGATGATGATCATGCTGGTGTCGGTGCAGCTCAATCTGACGCCGGTCTCCGGGCGAATCGGCGATACGGTATTCCTCGACGATACGATGCCGCTGACCGGTTTTATGATTATTGACACTTTCTTCTGGGGTGAACCCGGCGACTTCAAAGATGCATTGATGCATATGATCCTGCCTGCGGTGGTGCTTGGCACGATTCCGTTGGCGGTGATTGTGCGTATGACCCGCTCGTCAATGCTGGAAGTGCTGGGTGAGGATTATATCCGCACCGCACGCGCCAAAGGGCTGACCCGCATGCGGGTGATTGTGGTGCATGCGCTGCGCAACGCGATGTTACCGGTGGTGACGGTGATTGGTCTGCAAGTCGGCACGCTGCTGGCGGGTGCGATCCTGACCGAAACAATCTTCTCATGGCCGGGACTGGGCCGCTGGTTAATCGATGCGCTACAGCGTCGTGACTATCCGGTGGTGCAGGGCGGTGTTCTGCTGGTGGCTACCTTGATTATCCTGGTAAACCTGCTGGTCGACCTGCTATACGGCGTGGTTAACCCACGTATCCGACATAAAAAATAA
- the dppA gene encoding dipeptide ABC transporter periplasmic-binding protein DppA: MSISLAKTGMLKVGLSLIAMTIATGVQAKTLVYCSEGSPEGFNPQLFTSGTTYDASSRQIYNRLVEFKIGTTEIQPALAEKWDVSEDGKTYTFHLRKGVKWHTTKDFKPTRDFNADDVVFTFERQLDKNNKYHGVSGGSYEYFDGMDMPNLISKIEKVDDNTVRFVLTRPESPFLADLGMDFASVLSAEYADNMLKAGTPDKVDLNPVGTGPFQLQQYQKDSRILYKANPDYWGTKPKIDRLVFSITPDASVRYAKMQKGECQVMPYPNPADIARMKEDKNINLMEQPGLNVGYLSFNVEKKPLDNLKVRQALTMAVNKKAIIEAVYQGAGQAAKNLIPPTMWGYNDAVQDYPYDVEKAKALLKEAGMADGFSIDLWAMPVQRPYNPNARRMAEMIQSDWAKIGVKAKIVTYEWGEYLKRAKSGEHQTVMMGWTGDNGDPDNFFATLFSCAAAKDGSNYSRWCYKPFEEQIQPARATDDHNKRIEYYKQAQVVMHDQAPALIIAHSTVYEPVSKKVSGYVVDPLGGHYFVNVDVAE; encoded by the coding sequence ATGAGTATTTCCTTGGCTAAAACAGGGATGCTGAAGGTGGGTCTGAGCCTGATCGCGATGACCATAGCCACCGGTGTCCAGGCGAAGACCCTCGTCTACTGTTCAGAAGGCTCGCCTGAAGGTTTTAACCCGCAGTTGTTTACCTCCGGCACCACCTATGACGCCAGTTCCCGTCAGATCTACAACCGTCTGGTTGAGTTCAAAATCGGTACTACCGAAATTCAGCCTGCGCTGGCAGAAAAATGGGATGTCAGCGAAGATGGCAAGACCTACACTTTCCACCTGCGTAAAGGTGTGAAGTGGCACACCACCAAAGATTTCAAACCGACGCGTGATTTCAACGCCGACGACGTGGTGTTCACCTTTGAGCGCCAGCTGGATAAAAACAACAAATATCATGGTGTTTCCGGCGGCAGCTACGAATACTTCGACGGCATGGATATGCCAAACCTGATCAGCAAAATCGAGAAAGTGGACGATAACACCGTACGCTTTGTGCTGACTCGCCCTGAGTCGCCGTTCCTCGCTGACCTGGGGATGGACTTCGCTTCCGTGCTCTCTGCCGAATACGCAGACAATATGCTGAAAGCCGGCACCCCGGATAAAGTGGATCTGAACCCGGTCGGTACCGGTCCATTCCAGTTGCAGCAGTACCAGAAAGATTCACGCATTCTGTACAAAGCTAACCCGGACTACTGGGGCACCAAGCCGAAGATTGATCGCTTAGTGTTCTCAATTACCCCGGATGCTTCCGTGCGTTATGCGAAAATGCAGAAAGGCGAATGCCAGGTGATGCCGTACCCGAACCCGGCTGATATCGCGCGCATGAAGGAAGATAAGAATATCAACCTGATGGAGCAGCCAGGCCTGAATGTCGGCTATCTGTCATTTAACGTTGAGAAAAAGCCGCTGGATAACCTGAAAGTGCGTCAGGCGCTGACCATGGCGGTAAATAAAAAAGCGATTATTGAAGCCGTGTATCAGGGCGCTGGCCAGGCGGCTAAGAACCTGATCCCACCGACCATGTGGGGCTACAACGATGCGGTGCAGGATTATCCGTATGATGTGGAAAAAGCGAAAGCACTGCTGAAAGAAGCGGGTATGGCGGATGGTTTCTCCATCGACCTGTGGGCAATGCCAGTACAGCGTCCATACAACCCAAATGCGCGTCGTATGGCGGAGATGATTCAGTCCGACTGGGCGAAAATTGGCGTGAAAGCCAAGATCGTTACCTACGAGTGGGGCGAGTATCTGAAGCGTGCTAAATCAGGTGAACACCAGACGGTGATGATGGGCTGGACCGGTGATAATGGGGATCCGGATAACTTCTTCGCCACCCTGTTCAGCTGTGCGGCGGCTAAAGATGGCTCTAACTATTCGCGCTGGTGTTACAAGCCGTTTGAAGAGCAGATCCAGCCGGCTCGCGCCACTGACGATCACAACAAACGTATCGAATACTACAAGCAAGCTCAGGTAGTGATGCATGACCAGGCGCCTGCCCTGATTATCGCGCACTCTACCGTCTACGAGCCAGTCAGTAAGAAAGTCAGTGGTTATGTGGTTGATCCATTAGGCGGCCACTACTTCGTCAACGTTGATGTCGCTGAGTAA
- the eptB gene encoding kdo(2)-lipid A phosphoethanolamine 7''-transferase, with amino-acid sequence MNYIKSLTQQKLSLLLALYLGILLNLPVFYRRFDPYVTHPSLKNWLSAAAEVIAIVLLTFFLMRLMSLGGKLFYRIVATLLVVVSVAASYYMAFFNVVIGYGIVASVMTTDIDLSKEVVGLQFIAWMVLVSAVPLLMVWRNKLSMTLLEQLKTPGQRLKPLAILLVAVALTYLPIRYFDHQQSAQEKTTNIDLPSYGGVVAHSYLPSNWLSALGLFAYTRADETMNDQDLLDPAAKFSYVAPAGIDDTYVVFVIGETTRWDHMGILGYERDTTPKLSKEKNLVAFRGESCDTSTKLSLRCMFVREGGTMDNPGRTLKEQNVFAVLKELGFSSELFAMQSEVWFYNNTDADNYAFREQIGSEKRNQGKPVDDMLLVQELKASVDRHPQGKHLVVLHTKGSHYLYSQRYPRDFARYQPECMGVDDFCSKAQLINAFDNSVLYTDSVLDSVFDQLRDKKAIVFYASDHGESISENMHLHGTPREMAPPEQFRVPMIVWASDKYLADDKNKSAFERLQAQQRTGKTHRHVELFDTILGCLGYTSPNGGIKAANNWCQAPDAKP; translated from the coding sequence ATGAATTATATAAAATCTTTAACCCAACAAAAGCTCTCGCTTTTGCTGGCGCTTTATCTTGGTATCTTGTTGAATCTTCCCGTCTTTTATCGACGTTTTGATCCCTATGTTACTCACCCTTCACTAAAAAACTGGCTCTCAGCAGCGGCTGAAGTGATTGCCATCGTTTTACTCACTTTCTTCCTGATGCGCTTAATGTCGCTGGGCGGCAAGTTGTTCTACCGTATTGTCGCCACGCTTCTGGTGGTGGTGTCGGTGGCCGCCAGCTATTACATGGCATTTTTCAATGTGGTGATTGGCTATGGCATCGTGGCATCAGTGATGACCACCGATATTGATCTGTCGAAAGAAGTGGTCGGCCTGCAATTTATTGCCTGGATGGTGCTGGTGAGCGCCGTGCCGTTGCTGATGGTTTGGCGCAATAAGCTGAGTATGACGCTGCTGGAGCAGCTGAAAACGCCGGGACAGCGCCTGAAGCCACTGGCTATTCTGCTGGTTGCGGTAGCGCTGACTTATCTGCCGATTCGTTATTTTGATCATCAGCAGTCGGCGCAGGAAAAAACCACCAATATCGATCTGCCAAGCTATGGCGGTGTGGTTGCGCACTCTTACCTGCCATCCAACTGGCTCTCCGCGCTGGGGCTGTTTGCTTATACCCGTGCTGACGAGACGATGAACGACCAGGATCTGCTCGATCCGGCAGCGAAATTCAGCTATGTCGCACCGGCTGGCATCGACGACACCTATGTGGTGTTTGTGATTGGTGAGACCACGCGCTGGGACCATATGGGCATTCTCGGTTACGAGCGTGATACCACGCCAAAGCTGTCAAAAGAGAAGAACCTGGTGGCTTTCCGCGGCGAATCCTGTGATACCTCGACCAAACTTTCACTACGCTGTATGTTTGTGCGCGAAGGCGGCACCATGGACAATCCGGGACGTACGCTGAAAGAGCAGAACGTGTTTGCGGTACTGAAAGAGCTTGGTTTCAGCTCTGAACTGTTCGCGATGCAGAGCGAAGTCTGGTTCTACAACAATACCGATGCTGATAACTACGCCTTCCGTGAGCAGATTGGTTCCGAGAAGCGTAACCAGGGTAAGCCGGTAGACGATATGTTGCTGGTGCAGGAACTGAAAGCATCCGTCGATCGCCATCCTCAGGGCAAGCATCTGGTGGTGCTGCATACCAAAGGTTCGCACTATCTCTATTCGCAGCGTTACCCGCGTGATTTTGCCCGCTATCAGCCAGAATGTATGGGAGTGGATGATTTCTGCAGTAAGGCGCAGTTAATCAACGCGTTTGATAACTCGGTGCTGTATACCGATAGCGTGCTGGATAGCGTATTCGATCAGTTACGTGATAAGAAAGCCATCGTGTTCTATGCCTCTGATCATGGTGAATCGATCAGCGAGAATATGCATCTGCATGGTACGCCGCGTGAAATGGCGCCACCTGAGCAGTTCCGCGTGCCGATGATTGTCTGGGCATCCGATAAGTATCTGGCCGATGACAAAAATAAAAGTGCGTTTGAGCGTTTGCAGGCGCAGCAGCGAACTGGCAAAACCCATCGTCATGTTGAGCTGTTTGACACGATTCTCGGTTGCTTAGGTTACACTTCTCCAAATGGCGGGATTAAAGCGGCAAATAACTGGTGCCAGGCGCCGGATGCTAAGCCGTAA
- a CDS encoding organic hydroperoxide resistance protein: protein MSLEKVVYRAKAKATGGRDGRATSSDGVLDVQLGVPKEMGGAGGEATNPEQLFAAGYSACFLGAMKFVAGRDKIALPKDAFIEGEVGIGPIPTGFGIEAQLNIHLPGMDSAEAQKLVDAAHIVCPYSNATRGNIDVTLNIIN, encoded by the coding sequence ATGTCATTAGAAAAAGTCGTATATCGTGCAAAAGCTAAGGCCACTGGCGGCCGTGATGGTCGTGCAACCTCTTCCGACGGCGTGCTGGACGTGCAACTTGGCGTGCCAAAAGAGATGGGGGGCGCAGGTGGTGAAGCCACTAACCCTGAGCAGCTGTTTGCCGCCGGTTACTCTGCCTGCTTCCTCGGAGCGATGAAATTTGTTGCCGGTCGCGATAAAATCGCCCTGCCAAAAGACGCGTTTATCGAAGGTGAAGTCGGTATCGGTCCGATCCCGACCGGCTTTGGCATTGAAGCGCAGCTGAATATTCATCTGCCAGGTATGGACAGCGCTGAAGCGCAGAAACTGGTTGATGCTGCACATATTGTTTGCCCGTACTCTAACGCGACGCGCGGCAATATTGATGTGACGCTGAATATCATTAACTGA
- a CDS encoding HD domain-containing protein — translation MMQSLEEQARRYATKAHAEAGQRRKYTDEPYIVHPAAVVELVRSVTDNEVMLAAAWLHDTVEDTGSTLNDIESHFGIEVAQLVGMLTDTPQPQAKNRARRKVAHFRHTAEASPAAQTIKLADIIDNTRSIIQFDASFARIYLVEKRVQIALLKNGDAELWQQASIIIEQGILQLTTPPYNVPPAWFENQMARYSD, via the coding sequence TTGATGCAATCTCTGGAAGAACAGGCACGACGTTATGCCACTAAAGCCCATGCTGAGGCGGGACAACGCCGCAAATATACTGATGAACCCTATATTGTCCATCCGGCGGCGGTGGTGGAACTGGTGCGCAGCGTAACCGATAACGAAGTGATGCTGGCCGCGGCCTGGTTACATGACACGGTCGAAGACACCGGCAGTACGTTAAATGATATTGAAAGCCACTTTGGCATCGAAGTCGCACAACTGGTTGGTATGCTGACCGATACGCCACAGCCGCAGGCAAAAAATCGCGCCAGACGTAAAGTCGCCCATTTCCGCCATACCGCTGAAGCCAGCCCCGCGGCGCAAACCATTAAACTGGCCGATATTATCGATAATACCCGCTCGATTATTCAGTTTGACGCCAGTTTTGCGCGCATTTATCTGGTGGAAAAACGCGTGCAAATTGCGCTGCTGAAAAACGGCGATGCCGAACTGTGGCAGCAGGCCTCAATAATTATTGAACAGGGGATCCTGCAGTTAACCACACCGCCCTATAACGTGCCGCCAGCGTGGTTTGAAAATCAGATGGCGCGCTACAGTGATTAA
- a CDS encoding Fic family protein has product MTAYSPPVTLTPLIVSLATEIGAACARLEIQQEQALKLRRINRIRTIQGSLAIEGNTLSEAQITAILDGKRVIAPPVDILEAENAIACYRELPRWQAWQESHLKAAHKLLMKGLLSEAGIYRAGSVGVMSGSTVIHMAPPASRVPLLMSQLLGWLKTTSLPPLIASSVFHYEFEFIHPFADGNGRMGRLWQTLIMSHWNPLFSHIPVESLVHDHQAEYYQAINRSTAESDCAAFVEFMLQMILSAITEALTPQATPQATPQVTPQVTRLLRSLQGEMSREQIQDALALQDRKSLRERYLQPALNSQLIEMTLPQKPQSPQQRYRLTETGKNLLLRLTE; this is encoded by the coding sequence ATGACTGCTTATAGCCCACCTGTGACCCTGACCCCATTGATTGTCTCGCTGGCGACCGAGATTGGCGCCGCCTGCGCACGGCTTGAGATCCAGCAGGAGCAGGCATTAAAACTGCGGCGTATTAACCGAATCCGCACCATTCAGGGGTCACTGGCGATCGAAGGCAATACCCTGAGTGAAGCGCAGATTACCGCTATTCTCGACGGAAAACGGGTTATTGCTCCGCCGGTGGATATTCTCGAAGCGGAGAATGCCATTGCCTGCTATCGCGAACTACCGCGCTGGCAAGCCTGGCAGGAGTCGCATCTGAAAGCGGCACATAAGCTATTGATGAAGGGATTGTTGTCTGAAGCAGGGATCTATCGAGCGGGAAGCGTGGGCGTGATGAGCGGTTCGACGGTGATTCATATGGCGCCGCCTGCCAGCCGGGTACCGTTGTTAATGTCACAGCTACTCGGCTGGCTAAAAACTACCTCGCTACCACCACTAATTGCCAGCTCTGTTTTTCACTATGAATTTGAATTTATCCATCCTTTTGCCGATGGCAATGGAAGAATGGGGCGCTTATGGCAAACGCTGATTATGTCTCACTGGAATCCGCTTTTTAGCCATATCCCGGTGGAGAGTCTGGTGCATGATCATCAGGCCGAATATTATCAGGCTATCAATCGCAGCACCGCAGAGAGCGACTGCGCCGCTTTTGTCGAATTTATGTTGCAGATGATATTAAGTGCGATAACCGAAGCGCTGACCCCCCAAGCTACCCCCCAAGCTACCCCCCAAGTTACCCCCCAAGTTACCAGGTTGTTGAGAAGTTTACAGGGTGAAATGTCGCGCGAACAGATTCAGGATGCATTGGCATTGCAGGACAGAAAGTCTTTACGCGAGCGTTATCTGCAACCCGCACTTAACAGCCAGCTGATTGAGATGACGCTGCCGCAGAAACCACAAAGTCCACAGCAACGTTACCGGCTGACTGAAACGGGTAAAAACCTGCTGTTGCGTTTAACTGAGTAA
- a CDS encoding HTH-type transcriptional regulator — MENKDPMFELLSSLEQIVLAREVIKVAPALQAESVSMPEPQRLREITGMQVDEFARVMGVSISSVKSWEAKRTRPSGTAQKLMKLLHSNPTLGRQLLD; from the coding sequence ATGGAAAATAAAGACCCTATGTTTGAGCTGTTAAGTAGTCTGGAACAGATCGTTTTAGCTCGTGAAGTTATCAAAGTTGCTCCCGCCTTGCAGGCCGAATCCGTATCAATGCCAGAACCACAACGATTGCGGGAAATTACCGGCATGCAGGTTGATGAATTCGCCCGGGTGATGGGTGTGAGTATCTCTTCGGTTAAAAGTTGGGAAGCGAAGCGCACCAGGCCGTCAGGCACCGCGCAGAAGCTGATGAAGTTACTGCATTCGAATCCGACCTTAGGTCGACAACTGTTAGACTGA